The genomic region GGTTGCCCTAGTGGTGGCGTGGTGATAAAGATAGGATATGTAAAAGGTAGACAGGTTATGGTGGTGGCAAATGATGCTACTGTAAAAGCCGGCGCATGGTTCCCTATTACAGGAAAAAAGAACTTGAGAGCACAAGAAATTGCCATGGAAAATAGATTGCCTATTATCTATCTGGTAGATAGTGCTGGTGTGTATTTACCTATGCAGGATGAGATTTTTCCAGATAAAGAACATTTCGGTCGCATATTTAGAAATAATGCAGTGATGAGCAGTATGGGAATTACCCAAATAGCTGCCGTTATGGGTAGTTGTGTGGCTGGTGGTGCTTATTTACCTATTATGAGTGATGAAGCACTTATAGTAGATAAAACAGGTAGTATTTTCCTTGCTGGTTCTTACCTCGTTAAAGCAGCGATAGGAGAAAGTATAGATAATGAAACTTTAGGTGGTGCAACGACGCATTGCGAGATTAGCGGTGTTACAGACTATAAAGCAGCAGACGATAAAGATGCGCTGGATAAAATCAAAAACATCATCGATAAAATAGGTGATTATGATCGTGCCGGTTTCAGTCGAGTAGAAGCGGTAAAACCAGCGCTGGATCCAGAAGAATTATTTGGTGTATTGCCTAGAGAACGATCTGCTCAATATGACATGATGGATATCATCAACAGAGTTGTAGATGCCGATACTTTTGAAGCTTATAAAGATGGCTATGGTCAAACTATTATTACTGGTTATGCACGTATAGATGGTTGGGCAGTAGGAATAGTGGCTAACCAGCGCAAGATTGTAAAAACGAAGAAAGGTGAGATGCAGTTCGGTGGTGTGATCTACAGCGATAGTGCTGATAAGGCCACTCGTTTTATAGCCAACTGTAACCAGAAAAAAATACCGCTGGTGTTTTTACAAGACGTTACTGGCTTTATGGTAGGATCTAAGTCGGAACATGGTGGTATTATTAAAGATGGAGCAAAAATGGTAAATGCCGTTTCAAATTCTGTGGTTCCTAAATTCACTATCGTGATAGGAAATAGCTACGGAGCTGGAAATTATGCCATGTGTGGTAAAGCTTATGACCCTAGATTAATAGCCGCTTGGCCTAGTGCAGAGCTAGCAGTAATGAGTGGAAATAGTGCCGCAAAAGTACTGATGCAAATAGAAAAAGCTTCTCTAGAAAAATCAGGTAAAAAACTGACTGAAGAAGAAGAAAAAGAACTGTTTGCTAAAACTAAAGATCGTTATGATGAGCAAGTATCACCATATTATGCAGCATCCAGAATATGGACTGATGGCGTTATAGATCCACGAGATACACGCAAGTGGATTTCTATGGGAATTGAAGCGGCAGATCATGCGCCTATCACAAAGGACTTTAACTTAGGCGTTATACAGACGTAATTAAATTAATAACACAACAAAAATAAAGCTCCAAAATCATTCTTGATTTTGGAGCTTTATTTTTTATAGAAAAAGAATAGATGTTAGTTCTTAAAGAAGTTTTTAGCACTTCTACCATTGTTAGTATCAATGATCAGTAAATATTGTCCTTTACTTAGGTTTTCAATATTAAGTATATACTTGTCACTTTGGTTTTCCAACTGTATACGCTTGATGTTTTTACCAGTGATATCATATATGCCTATCGCTTCTATAGATGAGTTAATAGTACTGATATTTACTAAATCTTGTGAAGGATTAGGGAATAGTTCCACATCGACCTCTATGTCAACTATACTGGCTGTTGCGCAATTCATATTAAATGAAGCTGTGGCATCGATATTAGTTACAAAATTACTATTCATATAGGTTATGTCAGATACTTCAATACAAGTGAGGCCAGTATTGTTAAGAGCATTAAAATTCCATAAATTTTCATTGGTAGGGTCTGTTGGGTCATTTGGAGCTAGCAGACCGTTAGCGCCGTTATTTAAATTTAGTTGGGTTAATTGATTGTTATTTACGTCGATAAATGTGAGTAAAGCATTTGAAGATAAATCTAATTGACCTAGGCTATTATCTCTCGTTACTAGAAATTTTAGAGCGCTATTCATAGACAGGTCTACATTGCTTAAATTGTTGTTATTTAAATAAATGCCTTCGAGTAAAACATTCTGACTAAAGTCTATTGTACCTAATAGATTGTTTGTGAAACCAACTTCAATTAAGTTAATATTACTATTAATATTTACTGCGGTAAGTTCACTATTATCCCAAAAAAGAGATTCTACACTACCCAGAAGACTGAAATCTGGATTTGTTATTCTACTACCAACGTTGATTAGTTCTATAAGGTTTGAGTTGTTGGTAAAATCAATCGATGTTATTGGGTAGTCAGTAGTAGTGCGATCAAAATTACTTGAACCAAATCTTAAATATTCTAATTGTGGATTTAAGGTAATATCAATACCTGTTAGTAGTGGACAGGATAGTAATTCTAGACGTTCTAATAAAGAGTTTTGACTGACATCAATAGATGTCAATTGATTTGCAAATGCAAGTCTTAAGGTTCTTAAGTTAGGGTTATTATTGGTATTTATACTGGAGTAGGTTCCTCCTATGGCATCTAGAAATTCAAGGTTGGTAGCTCCGGAAATGTCAATATTCTGTAAGCTAAAATTAAAAATAAAGCTGGCATAAGTTATTGAATTTGTAGAACTCATGTCCACTGTAGTAATAGAATTATTACCTAGATTCACAAAGCGAGCATTATTTACTAGTTGAGAGTTAAATGTAGCTATGGAATTATCATTTGCTCTTAACGTGTCTAGAGCAACAAAAGCCTCTAAACCAGTTAAGTCACTAATCCCTTTATTAGATATGTCTAAAGTATTAACGGCACTTACATTTGCACTATCTAGAAAATTATCTAATATCGTATCATAACCTAAAGTGATTAGTTCTTGTTCAAAATTATCATCAGGTATTACCGTTTGTCCTGCAGGGACATTTACTTTGATTAAGTTAAATGTGGCTTGAGCGGTCGGAATCCCACAAGCTGCCATGGTGTTTTCTGTATAATTTATAGTAAAATTATTATCACCACTAGTGATACTCCATAAAGAATTGTTGCCGGCACTAGCTTCATCATAGATGATATTAGGAGCAGTAGTACATTGTAGATTTGTGTCTAATAAAGGAACAGCTATTTCATTATTTGATAAATCTAAAACTACCGAAACCGTTGCACCATTAAACTCAGGTAGTAATTGAATTGTAAATACTCTTTCATTAGGTGTGTTTCCGACTGAAATATAAACATCTGTTTCATTAAAGTTAGAAGCGGTGAAAGCAGAACCTACTCCAGTAGTCCCGTTGGTAAGTTGATATAAGCCAACCATAAAATCATTAGGTTGAGCTGTCATCAAAGAAATATTGAGCACAAACCCGATTATAATAAGTAATTTAATTTTCATAATATGTAGTTTGGTCAAAACTACAATCACAACCTAATGTATAAAATACCCTATTTGGGGTATATTTTATAATAGTTCAAGAGCTAAAGAAATTTTGACAATTTCAGTAATTTTTGATACATCAAGTTTTCTATAAATATTCTTTCTATGGGTATGGACACTATGCTTAGAAATAATAAGAATTTCGCTTATTTCTTGATTAGATTTTCCTTTTGCGATAAGCTTTATGATTTCTTTTTCCCTTTTAGTTAAGGTTTGAAATCGTTGCCATTGTAGAAGAGATTTTTCTCCCCATGGAATTATTTGTTTCAGCACTTTTTCTAATCCACTTTGTTGATGTGGAAAAAAAGTAGTGTTGAGACTTAAAGTTTCATTCAATAATATCTTATTTGTGAAATAAGTCACCATTTTACCATTCATTGACACACATTGTAAATAGTCGCTAACTTCATCAAAGTCATTTCTAAAATTTAGAATTTTAGCCTTGTTGATAGCGTTTTTGTATAAATGAGGATTTGATATGGACGGTAAATACTCTATTCCAATTTCATAAAGCAATTCCATTTCTTGACCGTAACTAAAAAACACATCGGCAAAAACTTCATATTCTAAGGTAACTCTATCATTAACATAAACCGGTTGAGGTAGAAAATCTACTATCGCGTTAAAACTATTTCTATCATTTTGAAATAAGTGTTTTAACCTAAAGGCAAGATGTTGTGATTGGACGCGGTACTCATTCTCGGTAAATAGATTCATTTCTCTATTGTAAATGAGGTTTAAAAACGTCTCTGGCAAGTTGATTGATTATAGTGGACATCTCTTCAGGTAGCTCTAAAGTTGGGTAATGGCCACAGTTTTCTAGCTCAATATAACTAGTGTTGTGTGATGATTCTTGAACTACCTTTTTCAAATATTCTTTGTTTACTGATGGATCATTCGAGCCACTTACAATTACCTTAGGACATTTTAAATTTATAAAAGATTTATGTTGATCTGACCAGTTACCATTAAATAAATCTTCAGCCGTCGCAGATCTCACTTTGGGATTAGAATTTTTAAAATCGTTGACTATTTGTTCTGTGAATTTTTGCTCATATACCGTTACAGATGCGGCACTTACTATTTCTTCATCAGTAGAATTCTCTTTTAAAAAGGTTTGTAATGCTTCTACAGGTAAAAAAGCTTCTTCAAAATTAATAGGCTTTTTAACTGGTGGTGCACTAAAAATAATCAACCCTTTAAGTTCCTTTATTTGATGTGCTATTTCCATAGCAATATGACCGCCTAAACTATTACCGGCCAGTAATATAGGTTTCCCATAACTATTTATAAGTGATAATAGCTTTTGTTTATAAAACGATAGGCTGAAATCAGTGTTATCATCTGGATTCTCGTTAATTTCGTGTCCAGAAAGCGTAGGGATTAGAACTGAGTTATTTAATTTTAAATCTTTAAAAACTTTAGATGAAGATGAGTTTCCGTGAAGTAAAACGATGATATTTTCGTCATCTGAGCTGATAAATGTACTTTTCATAAAACGTAGGTTCCTCAAATTAAGTCAATTTAATTTTCTTACAAAAGAAACCGATTGATTAATTTTAGTTAACTTCTTAATTCATAATATTTTGACATTAAAAAAAATCATTTATATCATCATTATTGCGATGATAGCCTTTCTAGGTTATCAAGCCGTAACCTTTTTTGCGCTAGAAGAAGATAAAATCAACTCGGTGTATTTGATACCGAGTGATGCGATATTTATCATGGAATTTGATGAGCCGCTGGAGAATATGGAAACTCTTTCTAAAAGTGCTCTATGGGATCATTTACAAACCAATGAGCAAATCCATGAAATGTCAGCCAAAGTCAATGCGTTAGACTCTCTTTTTCAACAAAAAACAGACCTTTTAAAAATGATAGGTGAACGTGACATTCTTCTATCCGCTCATATGATTAAAAAAGATGATTATGCATTTCTCTATGTAGTGGATATGGATAAGTTATCGAGATTAGGTGTTATTAAAAATAATATTAATCAATTACTCAATAAGGATTTTAAAGTAACTAAACGGCTATATAAAAACACAGAAATTACTGAAGTCACTGACTTAGAGACCTATGAAATATTAAATATTGCATTTATTAAGAATCAAATGGTCGCTTCCTACACGCACTCGCTGGTTGAGAAATCTATTGATGAGTATGAGAAGCCGCAAATAGGAAGGGATTTACAATTCTTAGAAATCCAAAAAGAGCTCAAAAAGAAAGGTCTATTCCGTTTATATCTCAACCACAAGGAACTCTCTGATTATTATAAAGTATTTTCTAATGAGCCCAGTACAATTGTTCAATCATTAGAGGATAACTTTAACTACTCTGGATTTTATATTGATGAGGATGATGATCGTTTATTAACTGCGGCAGGTTATTCTAGTGGAAATGAAGTCATGGATGCTCTTATAAAGGCGCTCGATGACTCAGGCACTGGATCTGTAGACGCCGTATCTATATTACCTCAAGAGACAGCACTTTATATGAGTTTTGGGTTTGATGATTTTTCAAAATTGCATCACTCGTTTTATGATCTATTGGATTCTACACAGCCGGTTATGGTCAAAGAATATGTTTTAGGTAAAGAAAAAATAGAAAATCTGATAGACATTAATTTAGAAAAGGATTTTTACAGCTGGATTGATGATGAGATCGCTTTCGCGAAAGCGGATTTTCCACATCTTAGCGAGAAAGATGGTCTAGCTATAGCATTTAAAACTAAAGATGTAGATGAGAGTAAGACAAAATTAAAGTTTATTGAAAACCAAATTAAAAAAACCACACCTGTTAAATTTCAGACGGTAGATTATAAAGGATATGACATACATTATTTAAATATTAAAGGGTTCTTTAAATTGATCTTAGGATCTCTTTTTGAGAATATTGAAAAACCTTATTACACTTTTATTGATGATTATGTCATATTCAGTAATTCGCCAGTAACCTTAAAATTATATGTAGACGCTTTTGAGGCAAATACAACACTAATGACAGATGAGTATTTTAGAGATTTCATAGATGAATTTAGTAATACTAGCAATGTTTTCCTTTATGTAGATACTAATAAACTTGCTCATGCATCCCAATCTTATTTGAATACTGATTCTAAAAATCAACTTAAAAATAATGAGACTTTCTTTTCCCAATTTACCCAATTAGGTCTAGAATTTAAAGCAGACGATGATCACTTTATAACTAAAGCGGTTGTCCATTATGATGCAGATTATGACATAGAAGCTCAGCGTTTAGAACAACAAACAGAAGGAGTGCCGTTTTCAGTATTAAAAATTAATAAGGAAGAAATTAATAAGGAAACAATTTTTAACGTTCCTGAGATTTTCCCTAGTGATTTTACAGCAAATAGCTATGAAACTAAATTCAATAATGGAAAATTAGAAATGAAAGTATACTTGAAAGATGGTATGCCTCACGGACGCTATAAACTTTATTACTATAATGGAGAATTAAAAATCTCTGGTCGTTTTAATAAAGGTGAAAAAACAGGAACCTGGAGAGCTTACACGCGAGACGGGAAATTGTTTCATAAGGAGCGGTTTTAATGTTTAAGCTTGGTCCATTGTGCATTTCACGCTAAATTTATTTCAGCGTCTCCATATATAGAGAGATAGATTTATTGCCTATTATAATCATAGAATTTCATCACCGGCAGATTCTGAGATAAACTCAGAATGACAAATTGAAAAATATAGAATAGCTCCTTCCTTTGAGGCTCGCCTGCCGATAGGTACGGGAAGGCTGGGATGGGTGTTTTACTAAAGATTTAAATTATCTACAACAATCCAGCCATTTCCTGTTGTAATTCCAGTGCTTTAGCACGTGCGGCTTGAGCAAAATCACTCTCTACTGATGCATAAATAATACCTCTAGAGGAATTCACTAATAAACCTACTTGGTCATTTTTACCATATTTAACAACCTCGCTTAAAGAACCACCTTGTGCTCCTACACCAGGTACTAATAAAAAAGCATCTGGTACAATAGCTCTAATGTTACTTAGATATTCAGCTTTTGTAGCGCCTACAACATACATTAAACGCTCGCTGTGCTGGTATTGAGAAGCTGTTTTCAACACTTCTTGATATAATGGCTTTCCATCAACTGATTTAGTTTGGAAATCTGCACTTCCTGCATTGGAAGTTAGTGCTAGTAGAATAGCAAACTTATCCTCAAAATCTAGAAAGGGTTCTACAGAATCCTTACCCATATATGGGGCAATAGTTACACTATCAAAGTTTAGGTCTTCATAAAAAGCCTTTGCATATCTAGTAGAGGTATTGCCTATATCACCACGTTTAGCATCGGCTATGGTAAAGTGGTCAGGATAATTCTCGTTAAGATAATTAATAGTTTTTTCCAGTGCTTGCCAGCCTTTCACACCATAAGCTTCAAAGAATGCTGTGTTAGGTTTATAAGCCACACACAAATCATGAGTAGCGTCTATAATCGCCTTTGCAAATGCAAAAATAGGATCTTCTTCCTGTAATAAAT from Nonlabens arenilitoris harbors:
- a CDS encoding acyl-CoA carboxylase subunit beta, which codes for MDINFNKNEDHNKLLLSDLKRRLADVHLGGGKKRIEKLHAKGKMTARERIDYLVDNPEDCIEIAAFAGDGMYKEHGGCPSGGVVIKIGYVKGRQVMVVANDATVKAGAWFPITGKKNLRAQEIAMENRLPIIYLVDSAGVYLPMQDEIFPDKEHFGRIFRNNAVMSSMGITQIAAVMGSCVAGGAYLPIMSDEALIVDKTGSIFLAGSYLVKAAIGESIDNETLGGATTHCEISGVTDYKAADDKDALDKIKNIIDKIGDYDRAGFSRVEAVKPALDPEELFGVLPRERSAQYDMMDIINRVVDADTFEAYKDGYGQTIITGYARIDGWAVGIVANQRKIVKTKKGEMQFGGVIYSDSADKATRFIANCNQKKIPLVFLQDVTGFMVGSKSEHGGIIKDGAKMVNAVSNSVVPKFTIVIGNSYGAGNYAMCGKAYDPRLIAAWPSAELAVMSGNSAAKVLMQIEKASLEKSGKKLTEEEEKELFAKTKDRYDEQVSPYYAASRIWTDGVIDPRDTRKWISMGIEAADHAPITKDFNLGVIQT
- a CDS encoding T9SS type A sorting domain-containing protein; this encodes MKIKLLIIIGFVLNISLMTAQPNDFMVGLYQLTNGTTGVGSAFTASNFNETDVYISVGNTPNERVFTIQLLPEFNGATVSVVLDLSNNEIAVPLLDTNLQCTTAPNIIYDEASAGNNSLWSITSGDNNFTINYTENTMAACGIPTAQATFNLIKVNVPAGQTVIPDDNFEQELITLGYDTILDNFLDSANVSAVNTLDISNKGISDLTGLEAFVALDTLRANDNSIATFNSQLVNNARFVNLGNNSITTVDMSSTNSITYASFIFNFSLQNIDISGATNLEFLDAIGGTYSSINTNNNPNLRTLRLAFANQLTSIDVSQNSLLERLELLSCPLLTGIDITLNPQLEYLRFGSSNFDRTTTDYPITSIDFTNNSNLIELINVGSRITNPDFSLLGSVESLFWDNSELTAVNINSNINLIEVGFTNNLLGTIDFSQNVLLEGIYLNNNNLSNVDLSMNSALKFLVTRDNSLGQLDLSSNALLTFIDVNNNQLTQLNLNNGANGLLAPNDPTDPTNENLWNFNALNNTGLTCIEVSDITYMNSNFVTNIDATASFNMNCATASIVDIEVDVELFPNPSQDLVNISTINSSIEAIGIYDITGKNIKRIQLENQSDKYILNIENLSKGQYLLIIDTNNGRSAKNFFKN
- a CDS encoding response regulator transcription factor codes for the protein MNLFTENEYRVQSQHLAFRLKHLFQNDRNSFNAIVDFLPQPVYVNDRVTLEYEVFADVFFSYGQEMELLYEIGIEYLPSISNPHLYKNAINKAKILNFRNDFDEVSDYLQCVSMNGKMVTYFTNKILLNETLSLNTTFFPHQQSGLEKVLKQIIPWGEKSLLQWQRFQTLTKREKEIIKLIAKGKSNQEISEILIISKHSVHTHRKNIYRKLDVSKITEIVKISLALELL
- a CDS encoding alpha/beta fold hydrolase, encoding MKSTFISSDDENIIVLLHGNSSSSKVFKDLKLNNSVLIPTLSGHEINENPDDNTDFSLSFYKQKLLSLINSYGKPILLAGNSLGGHIAMEIAHQIKELKGLIIFSAPPVKKPINFEEAFLPVEALQTFLKENSTDEEIVSAASVTVYEQKFTEQIVNDFKNSNPKVRSATAEDLFNGNWSDQHKSFINLKCPKVIVSGSNDPSVNKEYLKKVVQESSHNTSYIELENCGHYPTLELPEEMSTIINQLARDVFKPHLQ
- a CDS encoding DUF3352 domain-containing protein, yielding MTLKKIIYIIIIAMIAFLGYQAVTFFALEEDKINSVYLIPSDAIFIMEFDEPLENMETLSKSALWDHLQTNEQIHEMSAKVNALDSLFQQKTDLLKMIGERDILLSAHMIKKDDYAFLYVVDMDKLSRLGVIKNNINQLLNKDFKVTKRLYKNTEITEVTDLETYEILNIAFIKNQMVASYTHSLVEKSIDEYEKPQIGRDLQFLEIQKELKKKGLFRLYLNHKELSDYYKVFSNEPSTIVQSLEDNFNYSGFYIDEDDDRLLTAAGYSSGNEVMDALIKALDDSGTGSVDAVSILPQETALYMSFGFDDFSKLHHSFYDLLDSTQPVMVKEYVLGKEKIENLIDINLEKDFYSWIDDEIAFAKADFPHLSEKDGLAIAFKTKDVDESKTKLKFIENQIKKTTPVKFQTVDYKGYDIHYLNIKGFFKLILGSLFENIEKPYYTFIDDYVIFSNSPVTLKLYVDAFEANTTLMTDEYFRDFIDEFSNTSNVFLYVDTNKLAHASQSYLNTDSKNQLKNNETFFSQFTQLGLEFKADDDHFITKAVVHYDADYDIEAQRLEQQTEGVPFSVLKINKEEINKETIFNVPEIFPSDFTANSYETKFNNGKLEMKVYLKDGMPHGRYKLYYYNGELKISGRFNKGEKTGTWRAYTRDGKLFHKERF
- the pyrF gene encoding orotidine-5'-phosphate decarboxylase, translating into MTLHKLTQQIQEKKSFLCVGLDIDLEKIPAHLLQEEDPIFAFAKAIIDATHDLCVAYKPNTAFFEAYGVKGWQALEKTINYLNENYPDHFTIADAKRGDIGNTSTRYAKAFYEDLNFDSVTIAPYMGKDSVEPFLDFEDKFAILLALTSNAGSADFQTKSVDGKPLYQEVLKTASQYQHSERLMYVVGATKAEYLSNIRAIVPDAFLLVPGVGAQGGSLSEVVKYGKNDQVGLLVNSSRGIIYASVESDFAQAARAKALELQQEMAGLL